In Sciurus carolinensis chromosome 17, mSciCar1.2, whole genome shotgun sequence, one genomic interval encodes:
- the LOC124967892 gene encoding olfactory receptor 7E24-like codes for MYLQNLTEVSEFHLLGLSEDPELQPIIFGLFLCMYLITVLGNLLIILAVSSDSHLHTPMYFFLSILSLSDIGFISTTVPKMIVDILTHSRVISYRGCLTQMSIFTFFGCMDDLLLSIMAYDRYVAICHPLHYLVIMKPSFCSSLVLLSILASLLEALLHIVIVLQITCFKDVDIFNFFCDPSQLLNLSSYDTFASNIVMYLGAAVFGFFPISGILFSYYKIVSSILRIPSPGGKYKAFSTCGSHLAVVCLYFGTGSGAYLGTSVSSSPSKSAVASVVYMVVAPMLNPFIYSLRNQDIKSTLLRLHSRTI; via the coding sequence ATGTACCTACAAAATTTAACAGAAGtctcagaattccatctcctgGGACTATCTGAGGATCCAGAACTGCAGCCCATcatctttggactgttcctgtgcATGTACCTGATCACAGtacttgggaacctgctcatcatcctggctgtcagctctgactcccacctccacacccccatgtacttctttctctctattctttctttatcTGACATTGGTTTTATCTCTACCACAGTCCCAAAGATGATTGTGGACATCCTAACTCATAGCAGAGTCATCTCCTACAGGGGATGCCTGACACAGAtgtctattttcactttttttggaTGCATGGATGATCTGCTTCTTAGCATTATGGCCTATGAccggtatgtggccatctgtcaccccctacATTACTTAGTCATCATGAAACCTAGCTTCTGTAGCTCCTTAGTATTGCTGTCTATTTTAGCTAGCCTTTTGGAAGCCCTCCTGCACATTGTGATTGTGTTACAAATTACCTGCTTCAAGGATGTAGACATTTTTAacttcttctgtgacccttctcaGCTTCTCAACCTTTCTTCGTATGACACCTTTGCCAGCAACATAGTCATGTATTTGGGTGCTGCTGTGTTTGGATTTTTTCCAATCTCAGGaattcttttctcttattataaGATTGTTTCCTCCATTCTGAGGATCCCGTCACCAGGtgggaagtacaaagccttctccacctgtgggtctcacctggcagTTGTTTGCTTATATTTTGGAACAGGTAGTGGAGCATATCTGGGTACATCAGTGTCATCTTCTCCCAGTAAGAGTGCAGTGGCCTCGGTGGTGTACATGGTGGTTGCCCCTATgttgaaccccttcatctacagcctgaggaaccaAGACATTAAAAGCACTCTGCTTAGGCTCCACAGCAGGACAATCTAG
- the LOC124968382 gene encoding olfactory receptor 7E24-like, giving the protein MYLVTVLGNLLIILAVSSDCHLHTPMYFFLSILSMSDIGFISTTVPKMIVDILTHSRVISYGGCLTQMSAYFTFVCMDDLLLSVMAYDRYVAICHPLHYLVIMKPRFCSSLVLLSILASLLEALLHIVIVLQITCFKDVDIFNFFCDPSQLLNLSSYDTFASNIDMYLGAAVFGFFPISGILFSYYKIVSSILRIPSPGGKYKAFSTCGSHLAVVCLYFGTGSGAYLGTSVSSSPSKSAAASVVYMVVAPMLNPFIYSLRNRDIKSTLLRLHSRTI; this is encoded by the coding sequence atgtacctggtcacagtgcttgggaacctgctcatcatcctggctgtcagttCTGActgccacctccacacccccatgtacttcttcctctctatTCTTTCTATGTCTGACATTGGTTTTATCTCCACCACAGTACCAAAGATGATTGTGGACATTCTAACTCATAGCAGAGTCATCTCCTATGGgggctgcctgacacagatgtctgcttattttacttttgtatgCATGGATGATCTGCTTCTTagtgtgatggcctatgaccggtatgtggccatctgtcaccccctgcactacTTAGTCATCATGAAACCTCGCTTCTGTAGCTCCTTAGTATTGCTGTCTATTTTAGCTAGCCTTTTGGAAGCCCTCCTGCACATTGTGATTGTGTTACAAATTACCTGCTTCAAGGATGTAGACATTTTTAacttcttctgtgacccttctcaACTTCTCAACCTTTCCTCGTATGACACCTTTGCCAGCAACATAGACATGTATTTGGGTGCTGCTGTGTTTGGATTTTTTCCAATCTCAGGaattcttttctcttattataaGATTGTTTCCTCCATTCTGAGGATCCCATCACCAGGtgggaagtacaaagccttctccacctgtgggtctcacctggcagTTGTTTGCTTATATTTTGGAACAGGCAGTGGAGCATATCTGGGTACATCAGTGTCATCTTCTCCCAGTAAGAGTGCAGCGGCCTCGGTGGTGTACATGGTGGTTGCCCCTATgttgaaccccttcatctacagcctgaggaaccgAGACATTAAAAGCACTCTGCTTAGGCTCCACAGCAGGACAATCTAA